In Neofelis nebulosa isolate mNeoNeb1 chromosome 7, mNeoNeb1.pri, whole genome shotgun sequence, the following proteins share a genomic window:
- the DUOXA2 gene encoding dual oxidase maturation factor 2 isoform X2: MTLWNGELPFYPQPRHAPGISVPLLIVILVFLALAASFLLILPGIRGHSRWFWLVRVLLSLFIGTEIVGTPVQQLNETIDYNERFNWRLGENYAEEYSEALEKGLPDPVLYLAEKFTPSSPCGLYRQYRLAGHYASATLWVAFCFWLLSNGLLSMPVPLYGGLALLTTGAFTLFSIFAFASISSVQLCPLRLGSATLTTHYGAAFWVTLATGILCLLLGVAVVSLHYSWPSALRTFLDRSGKDYGNQAKGSSPLILNNPLHKQFGALDLTTNTNL; this comes from the exons ATGACTCTGTGGAATGGTGAGCTGCCTTTCTACCCCCAGCCCCGGCATGCCCCTGGCATCAGCGTCCCACTGCTCATCGTCATTCTGGTGTTCCTGGCCTTGGCTGCCAGCTTCCTGCTCATCTTGCCTGGGATTCGTGGCCACTCG CGCTGGTTTTGGCTGGTGAGAGTTCTTCTCAGTCTCTTCATAGGCACAGAAATTGTGG GGACCCCAGTGCAGCAGCTGAACGAAACTATAGACTACAACGAGCGCTTCAACTGGCGTCTGGGCGAGAACTATGCCGAGGAGTACTCGGAGGCGCTTGAGAAGGGGCTGCCAGATCCAGTTCTCTACTTGGCCGAGAAGTTCACCCCGAGCAGCCCCTGCGGGCTCTACCGCCAGTACCGCCTGGCGGGGCACTATGCTTCGGCCACGCTGTG GGTGGCTTTCTGCTTCTGGCTCCTCTCCAACGGGCTGCTCTCCATGCCGGTTCCGCTCTACGGGGGCCTGGCGCTCCTGACCACCGGTGCCTTCACGCTCTTCTCTATCTTCGCCTTCGCCTCCATCTCCAGCGTGCAGCTCTGCCCGCTCCGTCTCGGCTCCGCCACTCTCACCACTCACTATGGCGCCGCCTTTTGGGTCACCCTGGCCACCG GCATCCTGTGCCTCCTGCTGGGAGTGGCGGTGGTGAGTCTCCACTACTCTTGGCCTAGCGCGCTTCGCACCTTCCTGGACCGAAGCGGCAAGGACTATGGTAACCAGGCGAAAGGGAGCTCGCCTCTCATCCTGAACAACCCACTGCATAAGCAGTTTGGAGCCCTGGACTTAACGACCAATACTAACCTCTGA
- the DUOXA1 gene encoding dual oxidase maturation factor 1, which translates to MAAFGHTFPFYTGLKPIFPMDTTLAVIIAIFLTALVTFIIILPGIRGKMRVFWLLRVVTSLFIGAVILAVNFSSEWFVGQVSTNTSYKAFSSKWISADVGLQVGLGGVNITLTGIPVQQLNETINYNEEFTWRLGENYAEEYAKALEKGLPDPVLYLAEKFTPNSPCGLHGQYRLAGHYTSATLWVAFLCWLLANVMLSMPVLVYGGHMLLATGIFQLLGLLFFSTATSLTPPCPLRLGTATLHTHHGPAFWITLTTGLLCVLLGLAMAVAHRMHPQRLKAFFTQSSGEDPALEWNPEEGGLLSPRYRSTAESPEPQDIPLSEASSEACCKKEHPREPDCTL; encoded by the exons ATGGCTGCTTTTGGACACACATTCCCCTTCTATACTGGCCTCAAGCCAATCTTCCCAATGGACACCACCTTGGCCGTCATCATTGCCATCTTTCTGACTGCACTGGTCACCTTCATCATCATCCTACCTGGCATTCGGGGCAAGATG AGGGTGTTCTGGCTGCTGCGGGTGGTGACCAGCTTATTCATCGGGGCCGTGATCCTAG CTGTGAATTTCAGTTCTGAGTGGTTCGTGGGCCAGGTGAGCACCAACACATCATACAAGGCCTTCAGTTCCAAATGGATCAGTGCTGACGTTGGGCTGCAGGTTGGGCTGGGAGGAGTCAACATTACACTTACAG GGATCCCAGTGCAGCAGTTGAATGAGACCATCAATTACAATGAGGAGTTCACATGGCGCCTGGGTGAAAACTATGCTGAGGAATATGCAAAGGCACTGGAGAAGGGGCTGCCAGACCCTGTGCTCTACCTGGCTGAGAAGTTCACCCCGAACAGCCCATGTGGACTGCATGGCCAGTACCGCCTGGCAGGACACTACACCTCAGCCACGCTCTG GGTGGCATTCCTCTGCTGGCTGCTGGCCAATGTGATGCTGTCCATGCCCGTGCTGGTCTACGGTGGCCACATGCTGCTAGCCACAGGCATCTTCCAGCTGTTGGGACTGCTCTTCTTCTCCACGGCCACATCACTCACACCACCCTGTCCCCTGCGCCTGGGCACTGCTACGCTGCACACTCACCACGGGCCTGCCTTCTGGATCACATTGACCACAG GACTGCTTTGTGTGCTGCTGGGCCTGGCCATGGCAGTGGCCCACAGGATGCATCCCCAAAGGCTGAAGGCTTTCTTCACCCAGAGTTCAGGAGAGGATCCTGCGCTGGAATGGAATCCTGAAGAAGGGGGACTCCTGAGCCCTCGCTACCGGTCCACAGCTGAGAGTCCCGAGCCCCAGGACATTCCCCTGTCAGAGGCTTCCTCTGAGGCATGCTGTAAGAAAGAGCATCCCAGAGAGCCTGACTGTACCCTCTAA
- the DUOXA2 gene encoding dual oxidase maturation factor 2 isoform X1 encodes MTLWNGELPFYPQPRHAPGISVPLLIVILVFLALAASFLLILPGIRGHSRWFWLVRVLLSLFIGTEIVAVHFSAQWSVGGVNTNTSYKAFSAARVRAHVGVHVGLEGVNITLTGTPVQQLNETIDYNERFNWRLGENYAEEYSEALEKGLPDPVLYLAEKFTPSSPCGLYRQYRLAGHYASATLWVAFCFWLLSNGLLSMPVPLYGGLALLTTGAFTLFSIFAFASISSVQLCPLRLGSATLTTHYGAAFWVTLATGILCLLLGVAVVSLHYSWPSALRTFLDRSGKDYGNQAKGSSPLILNNPLHKQFGALDLTTNTNL; translated from the exons ATGACTCTGTGGAATGGTGAGCTGCCTTTCTACCCCCAGCCCCGGCATGCCCCTGGCATCAGCGTCCCACTGCTCATCGTCATTCTGGTGTTCCTGGCCTTGGCTGCCAGCTTCCTGCTCATCTTGCCTGGGATTCGTGGCCACTCG CGCTGGTTTTGGCTGGTGAGAGTTCTTCTCAGTCTCTTCATAGGCACAGAAATTGTGG CCGTGCACTTCAGCGCACAGTGGTCAGTGGGTGGGGTGAACACCAACACATCCTACAAGGCCTTCAGCGCAGCACGAGTTAGAGCCCATGTTGGTGTGCACGTCGGCCTGGAGGGAGTTAATATTACACTCACAG GGACCCCAGTGCAGCAGCTGAACGAAACTATAGACTACAACGAGCGCTTCAACTGGCGTCTGGGCGAGAACTATGCCGAGGAGTACTCGGAGGCGCTTGAGAAGGGGCTGCCAGATCCAGTTCTCTACTTGGCCGAGAAGTTCACCCCGAGCAGCCCCTGCGGGCTCTACCGCCAGTACCGCCTGGCGGGGCACTATGCTTCGGCCACGCTGTG GGTGGCTTTCTGCTTCTGGCTCCTCTCCAACGGGCTGCTCTCCATGCCGGTTCCGCTCTACGGGGGCCTGGCGCTCCTGACCACCGGTGCCTTCACGCTCTTCTCTATCTTCGCCTTCGCCTCCATCTCCAGCGTGCAGCTCTGCCCGCTCCGTCTCGGCTCCGCCACTCTCACCACTCACTATGGCGCCGCCTTTTGGGTCACCCTGGCCACCG GCATCCTGTGCCTCCTGCTGGGAGTGGCGGTGGTGAGTCTCCACTACTCTTGGCCTAGCGCGCTTCGCACCTTCCTGGACCGAAGCGGCAAGGACTATGGTAACCAGGCGAAAGGGAGCTCGCCTCTCATCCTGAACAACCCACTGCATAAGCAGTTTGGAGCCCTGGACTTAACGACCAATACTAACCTCTGA